The proteins below are encoded in one region of Caldivirga sp.:
- a CDS encoding respiratory nitrate reductase subunit gamma, which produces MITQILKLTSYAAVLIFIIGIAYRWWKWSSMPIHLRWELYPVPHEPGRAKYGGGYLEEELWWTKNRNTSVIGELKELLGEMLFIKRIYGNNKRLWALTYPFHLGIYLILVWFLLVLLGAVTTLYAHALVPSSSTWSIFLYYATIVVGVTGASLATAGGFGLLIRRLINPILRDYTTIPDYFNLTMVLLALVTGLASWFNDPYFNYARAFALSIINPLVSPPHLNPVILVHVIALQALVAYIPFSKITHFIGKYFTYHRVLWEDEPGSSELSSRVGELMALKMPWNAPHIKLGESWEENARVIANEG; this is translated from the coding sequence GTGATTACTCAGATACTTAAATTAACATCCTACGCAGCGGTATTAATCTTCATCATAGGGATCGCATACAGGTGGTGGAAGTGGTCATCAATGCCCATTCACTTAAGGTGGGAACTTTACCCAGTACCTCATGAACCAGGGAGAGCGAAGTACGGTGGGGGTTACTTAGAGGAGGAGCTTTGGTGGACTAAGAATAGGAACACGTCAGTTATTGGGGAGCTTAAAGAACTACTCGGTGAAATGCTATTTATAAAGAGGATTTACGGCAATAATAAGAGGCTCTGGGCACTCACTTACCCATTCCACCTGGGAATATACTTAATTCTAGTTTGGTTCCTTCTAGTGCTCTTAGGGGCGGTTACTACATTGTATGCTCATGCGCTAGTTCCATCAAGTAGCACTTGGTCTATTTTCCTCTACTACGCTACAATAGTAGTAGGCGTCACTGGTGCATCACTCGCCACAGCTGGAGGCTTTGGGCTACTTATTAGGAGGCTCATAAACCCCATCCTAAGGGATTACACAACTATCCCAGACTACTTTAATCTAACCATGGTGCTTCTGGCCTTAGTAACAGGCTTAGCCTCATGGTTTAACGATCCATACTTCAACTATGCGAGGGCCTTTGCATTAAGCATTATTAATCCACTAGTAAGTCCACCCCACCTAAACCCAGTGATCCTGGTTCATGTTATTGCGCTTCAAGCACTCGTAGCCTACATACCCTTCTCAAAGATAACACACTTCATTGGTAAATACTTCACTTACCATAGGGTGCTTTGGGAAGATGAACCAGGCTCCAGTGAACTAAGCAGTAGAGTCGGGGAGTTAATGGCGCTTAAGATGCCTTGGAATGCCCCCCACATTAAGCTGGGTGAATCATGGGAGGAAAACGCAAGGGTGATCGCTAATGAAGGATGA
- a CDS encoding galactokinase family protein: MIVSSAPGRVDLFNTHQDYKGLPVVPAAVDLRTVVEGELKMGDVIKVKSINMNEEAELKVTDELKVGQWSSYVLAALKALSMHGYFIGGAELTIRSNVPVGSGLASSAALLVSVVNWFNKAYGLGLSKRDIAELAYEAEHNIMGIPCGRLDQYSSSYGGLIILEARAPYRVEELGVKDLDFIVVDSGVRHSTMNVHTVRQRELREALSMLKESIPRDHWDKLNKPLDEVDWGWLASVAKDYLSTLSEVHRKRLEFTILMNESTKRAIVELRKSKPDRKVLGEIMNEQHRLLRDLYEVSIPELEEIKKALDSNGALGSKISGAGMGGSIVALAESREEAARILDSIKGKWRGWVVSIDQGVS, from the coding sequence ATGATAGTTTCATCAGCCCCAGGTAGAGTGGACCTGTTTAACACGCATCAGGATTACAAGGGGTTACCTGTTGTTCCAGCTGCAGTTGACTTAAGGACAGTCGTCGAGGGGGAGTTGAAGATGGGTGATGTTATTAAGGTTAAGTCAATAAACATGAATGAGGAAGCCGAGTTGAAGGTTACTGATGAATTAAAGGTTGGTCAATGGAGTAGTTACGTACTGGCTGCATTGAAGGCATTATCAATGCACGGTTACTTCATAGGTGGAGCGGAATTAACGATAAGAAGCAATGTACCCGTGGGTTCAGGGTTAGCTAGCAGCGCCGCATTACTGGTCTCAGTGGTTAATTGGTTTAATAAGGCTTATGGCCTAGGCTTATCTAAGAGGGACATTGCTGAGTTAGCCTATGAGGCTGAACACAACATAATGGGTATACCCTGTGGTAGGCTTGACCAATACTCCTCATCATACGGGGGCTTAATAATACTGGAGGCTAGAGCACCCTATAGGGTTGAGGAACTGGGTGTTAAGGATCTTGACTTCATAGTAGTTGACTCTGGGGTTAGGCACAGTACAATGAACGTGCATACGGTTAGGCAGAGGGAACTTAGGGAGGCGCTCAGTATGCTTAAGGAATCAATACCGAGGGATCACTGGGATAAATTAAATAAACCACTTGATGAAGTTGACTGGGGTTGGTTAGCCTCAGTCGCTAAGGATTACTTAAGCACGCTGAGTGAAGTCCATAGGAAGAGGCTGGAGTTCACAATACTCATGAATGAGTCAACCAAGAGGGCTATAGTGGAGTTAAGGAAGAGTAAGCCGGATAGGAAAGTACTGGGTGAGATCATGAATGAGCAGCATAGGTTACTGAGAGACCTATATGAAGTCAGTATACCGGAGCTTGAGGAGATTAAGAAGGCTCTTGACTCTAATGGAGCACTGGGGTCTAAGATAAGTGGAGCAGGCATGGGTGGTTCAATAGTAGCCTTAGCTGAAAGCAGGGAGGAGGCTGCTAGGATTCTTGATTCAATTAAAGGTAAGTGGAGGGGTTGGGTTGTGTCGATTGATCAGGGTGTGTCTTAG
- a CDS encoding (Fe-S)-binding protein: protein MKDERAVRIRDISKREGRLIKISLSDLMPLPSPYDKPELEPPLTEPKLDWSSNYVTELDGYVAIDIPWKPRSKEEEEKLVKRFLEGLRKLTSREGNWTFLQPLLLSLDYCAKCQNCAEACPIYVASGRKDIYRPTYRSEVLRRIYDKYILKKPGVNVELNALTILRLGELAYRCTLCRRCVQACPLGIDNGLIAHEIRKLLSMEMGIAPTALHERGTVLQLKVGSSTGMNPKAFINMVEFMEDLIREKLGRRIKIPVDEKGADVLLIHNAGEYISWPENPAAYAIILEEAGVSWTLSSELVGYDAVNYGVWYDDAQLARIAMKHIEVARKLEVKRIVIGECGHATKALLVVADRLLKDDYRIPRESVLPMLRDIVKSGKLNLDPGRNNFPVTLHDPCNIVRLTGIVEPQREVLRRIAPMFREMEPHGVYNYCCGGGSGFAIMTSLNFPEWRIKVASRMKFRQILEAFRDTIDPSIPKYVCAPCSNCKGELRDLLTHYRATELYNIHYGGLAELVVNAMVDLKEPYVDFTVQ, encoded by the coding sequence ATGAAGGATGAGCGTGCGGTTAGGATAAGGGACATAAGTAAACGTGAGGGTAGGTTAATTAAGATAAGCCTAAGTGACTTAATGCCCTTACCATCACCCTACGATAAGCCTGAACTGGAACCACCCTTAACTGAACCTAAGCTTGATTGGTCAAGCAACTATGTGACTGAGCTTGACGGATACGTGGCCATTGACATACCTTGGAAACCCAGGAGCAAGGAAGAGGAGGAGAAACTGGTTAAGAGGTTCCTAGAGGGCTTAAGGAAGTTAACCTCAAGGGAGGGTAATTGGACATTCCTTCAACCTCTACTCCTCTCACTAGACTACTGCGCAAAGTGCCAAAACTGCGCTGAGGCTTGCCCAATATACGTGGCCAGTGGGAGGAAGGATATCTATAGGCCAACGTATAGGTCTGAGGTACTTAGGAGAATTTACGATAAGTACATTCTTAAGAAGCCTGGAGTTAACGTAGAGCTTAATGCACTTACAATACTTAGACTCGGTGAATTAGCCTATAGGTGTACATTATGTAGGAGATGCGTTCAAGCCTGCCCACTGGGTATTGATAATGGGTTAATAGCACATGAAATTAGGAAGCTGCTAAGCATGGAGATGGGCATAGCGCCTACTGCACTTCATGAGAGGGGTACTGTGCTTCAACTTAAGGTGGGGTCATCAACAGGCATGAATCCGAAGGCTTTCATAAACATGGTTGAGTTCATGGAGGATTTAATACGTGAGAAGCTTGGTAGGAGAATTAAGATACCTGTTGACGAGAAGGGCGCTGATGTACTTTTAATACACAATGCCGGCGAGTACATTTCATGGCCTGAGAACCCAGCTGCCTACGCAATAATACTTGAGGAGGCTGGGGTTAGTTGGACTCTTAGCAGTGAACTGGTGGGTTATGATGCGGTTAACTACGGTGTATGGTATGATGATGCTCAATTGGCGAGGATAGCCATGAAGCACATTGAGGTTGCCAGGAAGCTTGAGGTTAAGAGGATTGTAATTGGTGAATGCGGCCACGCCACTAAGGCCCTGCTCGTGGTTGCTGATAGGCTACTTAAGGATGATTACAGGATACCTAGGGAGAGTGTACTACCAATGCTTAGGGATATTGTTAAAAGCGGGAAGCTTAACCTTGACCCAGGTAGGAATAACTTCCCCGTAACCCTTCATGATCCATGCAATATAGTTAGGCTAACCGGCATAGTGGAGCCTCAGAGGGAGGTTTTGAGGAGGATTGCACCAATGTTTAGGGAAATGGAACCTCACGGCGTTTACAACTACTGCTGTGGTGGTGGCAGTGGCTTCGCCATAATGACTTCACTCAATTTCCCTGAATGGAGGATTAAAGTCGCTTCAAGAATGAAGTTTAGGCAAATCCTTGAAGCCTTCAGGGACACCATAGACCCCAGTATCCCCAAGTACGTGTGTGCACCATGCTCCAACTGCAAGGGTGAGTTAAGGGATTTACTAACCCACTATAGGGCTACTGAACTATACAATATTCACTACGGTGGTTTAGCGGAGCTGGTTGTGAACGCCATGGTTGACTTGAAGGAACCCTACGTGGACTTCACTGTTCAGTAA
- the galT gene encoding galactose-1-phosphate uridylyltransferase, giving the protein MAMELRYNPLIGEWIMVSSVREARPWQPSDRCPFDEGNEETGTGWRFLILPNRFPMLSPNAPKARSVDDFKARRSLGYCMVIVESPKHDLKDLHEIPLDDLALVMKGVRDEMIKLEGSGFVKYIYFFRNKGKEIGVSLTHPHSQMYALPYVPLRIRLELRNMRRHMKRTGKCLLCSILDEEVKLGERVIYTNGDFYIVKPYYSMWPYEVHVIPRRHVQKMTQLTDDELVKLTDALRVTTAMLDNVLGRDMPYIMAFHQGPVKNDDSYHMHVEFYPMLRDANKLKYAAGVEWGLWTFTYDSLPEDKARELKETCRKVTPILNPQGNCT; this is encoded by the coding sequence ATGGCAATGGAGCTTAGGTACAACCCATTAATAGGGGAGTGGATAATGGTGTCAAGCGTGAGGGAGGCTAGACCATGGCAGCCGAGTGACCGTTGCCCATTTGATGAGGGTAATGAGGAGACTGGGACAGGTTGGCGCTTCCTAATACTACCCAATAGATTCCCCATGCTCTCACCCAATGCTCCTAAGGCGCGTAGTGTTGATGACTTTAAGGCTAGGCGTTCCCTAGGTTACTGCATGGTTATTGTTGAGTCACCTAAGCATGACCTTAAGGACCTTCATGAAATACCACTCGATGACCTAGCCTTAGTGATGAAGGGTGTTAGGGATGAGATGATTAAGCTTGAGGGTTCAGGTTTCGTTAAGTATATTTACTTCTTCAGGAATAAGGGTAAGGAGATAGGTGTATCCTTAACCCACCCACATAGTCAAATGTACGCGTTACCCTACGTACCCCTGAGGATTAGGCTTGAGTTAAGGAATATGAGGAGGCACATGAAGAGGACCGGTAAGTGCTTACTATGCAGTATACTTGATGAGGAGGTTAAACTTGGGGAGAGAGTTATCTACACTAATGGTGACTTCTACATTGTGAAGCCCTACTACTCCATGTGGCCCTATGAGGTTCATGTAATACCTAGGAGGCACGTGCAGAAGATGACTCAGTTAACTGATGATGAGCTAGTTAAGCTCACTGATGCGCTTAGAGTAACCACGGCAATGCTTGACAATGTACTGGGTAGGGACATGCCCTACATAATGGCTTTCCACCAGGGTCCAGTTAAGAATGATGATTCATACCACATGCACGTTGAATTCTACCCAATGCTCAGGGATGCTAATAAGCTTAAGTATGCTGCTGGCGTTGAATGGGGATTATGGACCTTCACCTACGATTCATTGCCTGAGGATAAGGCTAGGGAATTGAAGGAGACTTGCCGTAAAGTCACCCCCATCCTTAATCCACAGGGCAACTGTACTTAA
- a CDS encoding ABC transporter substrate-binding protein: MVYTSQYTKLWVIPVIAAALILVYVSLPLYSQASSGLPPMTPYNTLYSAVVVSTPMTSNSSFNPNIFTTSGIWTHQYGLNYAYLAMYNLSSGTWIPDLAYNWTIQYNLTVGNMSGWAKITVYLRHSGWSNGQPFTCLDLYATNLIQALIYDALGNVTWVNNYTCIIWVPPDAVVNSNDVMTFYYVSDGGLGIFINYELFKPFIDNLSKNWNILYAANFGYGTSQEQSEGASYIHTEFAFLHKYFPTFTFPPPQNGPFYVCDITPSEIILCKNPYYWDANNIKIDYVVLYQYTSSTPLFAALETGQLSFYQGNLPPSIASQVLRNPYMSYALTPGAPGDALYFNFLWPYIYYTQVRQALIYALNLTLVAEAAGTPYAPVPEPNNAIVYPTINPHSFVEMVQYWDKLGYPLINYTYNPSMAANLLESVGFTKKNGIWYTPNGTPFKLVILVDSGTASNPQIMAELTSVANQWNAFGIPTTISIEPATEFPQIYSTMATQYALAYRYGPPGFSIIIPDLFPVNGYFEGYPINVTHWWGEVTLPNGTVAWLWGPNSQTNGICPPQQVTIQQIKDCVFMWAWEANHNPWFISLDTPYEEVWYNTKYLQFPPSNSWVWSESPSLEIAGPMWWAILTNVQPKPTVTSTTTSATTTVTSITTTTSTTTVVTSTTVVSGTTTTYTTTSTIPVTTTVTTTVPPTTVVSTVTVTKPVINVTLVVGIVIIVIVIAVVAAILLRRR; this comes from the coding sequence ATGGTGTACACCTCACAGTACACAAAACTGTGGGTAATACCGGTAATTGCGGCTGCTTTAATACTGGTGTACGTTTCCCTACCGCTCTATAGTCAAGCCTCAAGTGGTTTACCACCCATGACACCCTATAATACCCTCTACTCCGCTGTGGTAGTTAGTACGCCCATGACCTCTAACTCTTCGTTTAACCCAAATATATTCACGACTTCTGGCATATGGACACATCAATATGGTTTAAATTACGCATACTTAGCGATGTATAACTTATCCAGTGGCACGTGGATTCCTGACTTAGCGTATAATTGGACTATTCAATATAATTTAACTGTAGGCAACATGAGTGGTTGGGCTAAGATAACCGTCTACCTAAGGCACTCAGGTTGGAGTAATGGGCAACCCTTCACATGTCTAGATCTGTATGCAACTAATCTAATTCAAGCCCTAATATATGATGCACTAGGTAATGTAACATGGGTTAATAACTACACGTGCATAATATGGGTACCTCCTGATGCCGTAGTTAATAGTAATGATGTAATGACATTCTACTACGTTAGTGATGGTGGATTAGGCATATTCATTAATTATGAACTCTTCAAACCATTCATAGATAACTTATCTAAGAACTGGAACATCCTCTACGCAGCTAACTTCGGATATGGTACATCACAGGAGCAGTCTGAGGGAGCTAGTTACATTCATACTGAGTTCGCCTTCCTGCATAAGTACTTCCCAACCTTCACATTCCCACCGCCTCAAAATGGTCCATTCTACGTATGCGACATAACACCCTCAGAGATAATACTATGCAAGAACCCATACTACTGGGATGCCAACAACATAAAGATCGATTACGTAGTGCTGTACCAGTACACGTCATCAACACCGCTCTTCGCAGCTTTAGAAACTGGACAACTATCTTTCTACCAGGGTAACTTACCACCATCAATTGCATCACAGGTGCTAAGAAACCCATACATGAGTTACGCCTTAACACCAGGCGCACCAGGGGATGCATTATACTTTAACTTCCTATGGCCCTACATATACTACACGCAAGTGAGGCAGGCCTTAATATATGCATTAAACCTAACCCTTGTAGCTGAGGCTGCAGGCACACCGTATGCGCCGGTTCCTGAGCCTAATAACGCCATTGTTTATCCAACCATTAATCCACATTCATTCGTGGAGATGGTTCAGTACTGGGATAAGTTGGGTTACCCACTCATAAACTATACCTATAATCCATCCATGGCGGCTAACCTGCTTGAGAGCGTGGGGTTCACTAAGAAGAATGGCATATGGTATACGCCTAATGGTACACCCTTTAAGTTAGTCATCTTGGTTGACTCAGGTACTGCATCAAACCCACAGATTATGGCTGAGTTAACAAGTGTAGCTAACCAGTGGAATGCCTTCGGTATACCTACAACTATAAGCATAGAACCAGCTACTGAATTCCCACAAATATACAGCACCATGGCTACTCAATATGCGTTAGCCTACAGGTATGGACCACCAGGATTCTCAATAATAATACCTGACTTATTCCCAGTCAACGGCTACTTTGAAGGCTATCCAATAAATGTTACTCACTGGTGGGGTGAAGTTACATTACCTAATGGGACTGTGGCATGGCTTTGGGGACCTAACTCCCAGACTAATGGAATATGCCCGCCACAGCAGGTTACCATTCAGCAGATTAAGGATTGTGTATTCATGTGGGCTTGGGAGGCTAATCATAATCCATGGTTCATAAGTCTGGACACGCCCTATGAGGAGGTATGGTATAATACAAAGTATCTACAGTTCCCACCATCAAATAGTTGGGTTTGGTCTGAGAGCCCATCCCTAGAGATCGCTGGACCAATGTGGTGGGCAATATTAACTAATGTTCAACCTAAGCCCACTGTTACTTCAACAACTACTTCAGCCACAACCACCGTTACGTCAATTACAACTACAACTTCCACTACTACGGTAGTTACATCAACTACCGTGGTCAGTGGCACTACAACTACTTACACGACAACATCCACAATACCAGTAACCACAACGGTGACCACTACTGTACCTCCAACCACTGTTGTGTCTACGGTTACAGTAACTAAGCCTGTTATCAATGTAACTTTAGTAGTCGGCATAGTAATTATAGTAATTGTTATAGCAGTGGTAGCTGCAATACTACTAAGGAGGAGGTAG
- a CDS encoding methyltransferase: MLKGKKELESIIQDIGGYSKPKLKLEQYVTDADVVAEVVWLAYLKGDVAGNRIIDPVCGTGRFSAAGALLGSIQVICSDIDEDAVRDAYKYLSRLGLLNVVDLIVMDFTMPAIARPLDTVFQNPPFGIWSPRGIDVKLLLNSLKLSKVTYSIHKEGTVDYVTKVVKALGRSIEVARGFKLSIPYTYRHHRKPRRIIEVYVIRVT, from the coding sequence ATGCTTAAGGGGAAGAAGGAGCTTGAGTCCATTATACAGGACATAGGGGGATACAGTAAGCCTAAGCTTAAGCTGGAGCAGTACGTTACTGATGCGGATGTTGTAGCCGAGGTGGTTTGGTTAGCTTACCTTAAGGGGGATGTGGCTGGAAATAGGATTATTGACCCAGTCTGTGGTACAGGTAGATTCTCAGCAGCAGGTGCATTACTTGGTTCAATACAAGTCATATGCTCGGACATTGATGAAGATGCGGTGAGGGATGCTTACAAATACTTAAGCAGGTTAGGCTTACTTAACGTAGTTGACTTAATAGTCATGGATTTCACAATGCCGGCCATCGCAAGGCCATTGGATACCGTTTTCCAGAACCCACCCTTCGGCATATGGAGCCCCAGGGGTATTGATGTTAAGTTACTGTTGAATTCGTTGAAACTATCTAAAGTAACCTATAGTATACATAAGGAGGGAACAGTGGATTACGTTACTAAGGTGGTTAAGGCATTAGGTAGAAGCATTGAGGTTGCACGTGGATTTAAGTTAAGCATACCATACACGTATAGGCATCATAGGAAGCCACGGAGAATCATTGAGGTTTACGTAATTAGGGTTACGTAG
- a CDS encoding winged helix-turn-helix transcriptional regulator, with product MIELILLILFKAGGIPLVNYTIYLPVNSSVINVSLPVVPIPDTIEAINDSTGSLIPISLYPGNVLSVFAFGGGNVSIIYYGNYTFNAKSLLYSFNVSSMENVIIVFPPFIIPFDLPINIIHYRIINGSTLIVTLPPGNYTIQYAYVPKSLLTTTATTSTSTTSTSTTSVVSSTTSTSVSSTTSTSVATTTGTSSVTSSTTSSTSVQSVSSTTSVSSTVPTASSVSSVSSTSSTVSHGSSSLYIITAVILVIVVSAVVMLSRRRALEGLEQRNLDDVDKLIINTLRQYGGSLYQSQLQQLTNVPKTTLWRHVMKLKDMGIVRVDKVDGLNKVTLISG from the coding sequence ATGATTGAACTAATACTGCTTATATTGTTTAAGGCCGGTGGAATACCGCTAGTGAATTATACTATTTACTTACCTGTTAATTCATCAGTAATTAACGTTAGTTTACCTGTAGTACCCATTCCTGATACCATTGAGGCTATTAATGATTCAACTGGGTCACTTATACCAATTAGCCTGTATCCAGGTAATGTACTAAGTGTGTTCGCCTTTGGTGGTGGTAATGTATCAATAATATATTATGGTAATTACACTTTTAACGCTAAATCCCTGTTATATTCATTCAATGTATCATCCATGGAGAATGTTATTATAGTTTTCCCACCATTCATAATACCCTTTGATCTACCCATAAACATAATTCATTATAGGATTATAAATGGGTCAACGCTAATAGTAACGTTACCTCCAGGCAATTACACTATTCAATACGCTTACGTACCCAAGAGCCTATTAACCACCACGGCGACTACCTCAACTTCAACTACTAGCACTAGTACTACTAGTGTAGTTTCATCAACCACCTCAACGTCAGTCTCATCAACTACATCAACCTCAGTGGCTACAACCACTGGAACTTCATCAGTAACCTCATCAACTACTTCCAGTACAAGCGTTCAATCGGTCTCATCAACCACCTCGGTCTCATCCACGGTACCCACTGCTTCATCGGTTAGTAGCGTATCCTCTACGTCATCCACAGTTAGCCACGGTTCCAGTTCCCTCTACATAATAACGGCGGTAATACTGGTGATAGTGGTTTCTGCAGTGGTAATGTTGAGTAGGCGTAGGGCTCTTGAAGGCCTTGAGCAGCGTAACCTAGATGATGTAGATAAGTTAATCATTAATACGTTGAGACAGTACGGTGGTTCACTTTACCAGTCTCAACTCCAGCAGTTAACTAATGTACCCAAGACGACTCTTTGGCGTCACGTCATGAAACTTAAGGATATGGGTATTGTGCGTGTGGATAAGGTTGATGGTTTAAACAAGGTTACCTTAATCTCAGGCTAA